The following proteins are co-located in the Micromonospora viridifaciens genome:
- a CDS encoding carboxypeptidase-like regulatory domain-containing protein, which produces MRTMRATGAALLAALVTIPLSAAPAAADTVGYTGLVSDADGTPVANACFALHTSPTAVAAEYCSDAQGRYTIPGVAGAPDYKIRMHAEGFRTEWWYAAPDYLNADRVSIPAYDLVEQNVTLGRGSAGITGRITDTDGTPADVTVTIHAEDSGYEAIAYTWDLGDGRYRIDNVPPGRYRISVYDNPRGNQWVPGQETRDDATVFDVADGDSLVVDEQLLPLGEIEARVTDAVTGAPVPRPCLYVSGRHDGSVCGADGLVRVTGVRPGSWETEVTGGASYFPADPKPTIDVRRGQVTKVSYTLRPGAAFTTTVRDAATSAPVDGICVHLVRPRWGGQSAHMLQYCSDTDGHLEVGPFEITGLDAVQLYAFQAVNPYYPPAKRYGDQWVTANGGSGDQRDALQVTFKAGQTITIPTIRVDPPGSITGTVRNAAGAVVPGVCAYPYAFHPGQGNIFGKNCANSEGRYTIENLGPYRWPVEFAPSSNSGYAWQWSGDVADRYAATYTKVSPGGTATVDAKLVAGGVLAGKVTDPADPYASGYVWTYNVRTGDIASASYGYFSSGGSFTVKGHRTQDVHVQYWVNKDCWYGIRYATSVSVTAGATTTLAMDTTTRTCARPPIVTSQTRS; this is translated from the coding sequence ATGAGAACCATGCGGGCAACGGGGGCCGCCCTCCTGGCGGCGCTCGTCACGATCCCTCTGTCCGCTGCTCCGGCAGCCGCCGACACCGTCGGCTACACCGGGCTGGTCAGCGACGCCGACGGCACGCCCGTCGCGAACGCCTGCTTCGCCCTGCACACCTCACCGACCGCGGTCGCCGCCGAGTACTGCTCGGACGCGCAGGGCCGCTACACCATCCCGGGCGTGGCCGGCGCCCCCGACTACAAGATCCGGATGCACGCCGAGGGCTTCCGCACCGAGTGGTGGTACGCGGCCCCCGACTACCTCAACGCGGACCGCGTCTCCATCCCCGCGTACGACCTCGTCGAGCAGAACGTCACCCTCGGCCGCGGCTCCGCCGGCATCACGGGGCGGATCACCGACACCGACGGCACGCCGGCCGACGTCACCGTCACCATCCACGCCGAGGACTCCGGCTACGAGGCCATCGCGTACACCTGGGACCTCGGCGACGGCCGCTACCGGATCGACAACGTGCCGCCCGGCCGCTACCGGATCTCCGTCTACGACAACCCGCGCGGCAACCAGTGGGTGCCCGGGCAGGAAACCCGGGACGACGCCACCGTCTTCGACGTCGCCGACGGCGACTCCCTCGTGGTCGACGAGCAGCTGCTGCCGCTCGGCGAGATCGAGGCCCGGGTGACCGACGCGGTCACCGGCGCGCCGGTGCCGCGCCCCTGCCTGTACGTCTCCGGCCGGCACGACGGATCGGTCTGCGGCGCCGACGGCCTGGTCCGGGTCACCGGCGTACGGCCGGGCAGCTGGGAGACGGAGGTCACCGGCGGCGCCTCCTACTTCCCGGCCGACCCGAAGCCCACCATCGACGTCCGGCGTGGCCAGGTCACCAAGGTCTCCTACACGCTGCGGCCCGGCGCCGCGTTCACCACCACCGTCCGGGACGCGGCGACGTCCGCCCCGGTCGACGGGATCTGCGTGCACCTGGTCCGGCCGAGGTGGGGCGGGCAGTCCGCCCACATGCTCCAGTACTGCTCCGACACGGACGGCCACCTGGAGGTCGGCCCGTTCGAGATCACCGGCCTGGACGCCGTCCAGCTCTACGCCTTCCAGGCGGTCAACCCCTACTACCCGCCCGCGAAGCGCTACGGCGACCAGTGGGTCACCGCCAACGGCGGCAGCGGCGACCAGCGTGACGCGCTGCAGGTGACGTTCAAGGCCGGGCAGACCATCACCATCCCCACCATCCGGGTGGACCCGCCGGGCAGCATCACCGGCACGGTCCGCAACGCCGCCGGCGCCGTGGTCCCGGGCGTCTGCGCGTACCCGTACGCCTTCCACCCCGGCCAGGGCAACATCTTCGGCAAGAACTGCGCCAACTCGGAGGGCCGCTACACCATCGAGAACCTGGGCCCCTACCGCTGGCCGGTCGAGTTCGCGCCGAGCTCCAACAGTGGGTACGCGTGGCAGTGGTCCGGCGACGTCGCCGACCGGTACGCCGCCACGTACACGAAGGTCAGCCCGGGCGGCACGGCCACCGTCGACGCCAAGCTGGTCGCCGGCGGGGTGCTCGCCGGCAAGGTGACCGACCCGGCCGACCCGTACGCCTCCGGGTACGTCTGGACCTACAACGTGCGCACCGGTGACATCGCGAGCGCCTCCTACGGCTACTTCAGCAGCGGCGGGTCGTTCACCGTCAAGGGCCACCGCACGCAGGACGTCCACGTCCAGTACTGGGTGAACAAGGACTGCTGGTACGGCATCCGGTACGCCACCAGCGTGTCGGTCACGGCCGGCGCGACCACCACCCTCGCGATGGACACCACCACCCGCACCTGCGCCCGGCCGCCCATCGTCACCTCTCAGACCCGCAGCTGA
- a CDS encoding glucose 1-dehydrogenase, whose protein sequence is MRAVTVTPGSPDSLRLIEDWPEPAAEEGAILVEALAVGICGTDHEIIAGAYGEAPPGQERLVLGHESLGRVLEDSTGTLQPGDLVAGIVRHPDPVPCPNCAVDEWDMCRNGRYTEHGIKALPGFARDRWRVQPKFAVRLDPALAPVGMLLEPTSVVAKAWDHIERIGSRAEWKPQSVLVTGAGPIGLLAAMLATQRELSVHVLDRATSGPKPELVRALGATYHTSTVSELDFAPDVVVECTGAPVVVLDAMCKAAPNGIVCLTGVSSGGRTIDFDAGALNRELVLENTVVFGSVNANRRHWEQAAQALARADQSWLNSLITRRVPVSSYAEAYASTPEDIKVVLDFEE, encoded by the coding sequence GTGCGCGCTGTGACTGTGACTCCCGGGAGCCCCGACTCGCTACGGCTGATCGAGGACTGGCCCGAGCCGGCCGCGGAGGAGGGCGCGATCCTGGTGGAGGCGCTCGCCGTGGGTATCTGCGGCACCGACCACGAGATCATCGCGGGGGCGTACGGCGAGGCGCCGCCCGGCCAGGAACGGCTCGTGCTCGGGCACGAGTCGCTGGGTCGGGTGCTCGAGGACAGCACCGGCACCCTGCAACCCGGCGACCTGGTGGCCGGCATCGTTCGGCACCCGGACCCGGTGCCCTGCCCGAACTGCGCCGTCGACGAGTGGGACATGTGCCGCAACGGCCGGTACACCGAGCACGGCATCAAGGCGCTGCCCGGCTTCGCCCGGGACCGCTGGCGGGTGCAGCCGAAGTTCGCCGTCAGGCTGGATCCGGCGCTCGCCCCGGTCGGGATGCTGCTGGAGCCGACCAGCGTGGTGGCGAAGGCCTGGGACCACATCGAACGGATCGGCTCCCGGGCCGAGTGGAAGCCGCAGAGCGTGCTGGTCACCGGGGCCGGCCCGATCGGCCTGCTGGCCGCGATGCTGGCCACCCAGCGTGAGCTGTCCGTGCACGTGCTGGACCGGGCCACCAGCGGGCCCAAGCCGGAGCTGGTCCGGGCGCTCGGCGCGACGTACCACACCTCGACGGTGAGCGAGCTGGACTTCGCGCCGGACGTGGTGGTGGAGTGCACCGGCGCGCCGGTGGTGGTGCTGGACGCCATGTGCAAGGCCGCGCCGAACGGCATCGTCTGCCTGACCGGGGTGTCCAGCGGCGGCCGGACCATCGACTTCGACGCGGGCGCGCTCAACCGCGAACTGGTGCTGGAGAACACCGTGGTGTTCGGCTCGGTGAACGCCAACCGGCGGCACTGGGAGCAGGCCGCCCAGGCGCTCGCCCGGGCCGACCAGTCCTGGTTGAACTCGCTGATCACCCGCCGGGTGCCGGTCTCGTCGTACGCCGAGGCGTACGCCTCCACGCCGGAGGACATCAAGGTGGTGCTGGACTTCGAGGAGTGA
- the nuoH gene encoding NADH-quinone oxidoreductase subunit NuoH yields the protein MPAWLELLLRVAGVLAAFLVLPLVVGQAEHKVMAHMQGRLGPMYAGGFHGWAQLVADGVKFVQKEDVTPRDADRPVFRLAPAVALLPYLLALLVIPLGPGDLVGQPLDIGLFFVLAVVGIGVLAVLMSAWASANKYSLLGGLRGAAQLLGYELPLVLAAASVAMAAGTLSLPGIVEAWRPWWLLWQAPAMVIFFVAGLAEIRRPPFDMPVADSELVFGYMTEYTGLRFAFFLLAEYVGIVVIAALTTVLFLGGWHGPFADAQLGWLWTLLKVFAVAFVIIWLRVSYPRLREDQLQRLCWLVLVPLALAQLVLTAAVRLAL from the coding sequence ATGCCCGCCTGGTTGGAGCTGCTCCTGCGGGTGGCGGGGGTGCTGGCCGCGTTCCTCGTCCTGCCGCTGGTCGTCGGGCAGGCCGAGCACAAGGTGATGGCGCACATGCAGGGCCGGCTCGGCCCGATGTACGCGGGCGGCTTCCACGGCTGGGCGCAGCTGGTCGCCGACGGCGTCAAGTTCGTGCAGAAGGAGGACGTCACCCCGCGGGACGCGGACCGCCCGGTGTTCCGGCTGGCACCCGCGGTGGCCCTCCTGCCCTACCTGCTCGCCCTGCTGGTGATCCCGCTCGGCCCGGGCGACCTGGTCGGGCAGCCGCTGGACATCGGCCTGTTCTTCGTGCTGGCCGTGGTCGGCATCGGGGTGCTGGCGGTGCTCATGTCGGCCTGGGCCTCGGCCAACAAGTACAGCCTCCTGGGCGGGCTGCGCGGTGCCGCCCAGCTGCTCGGCTACGAGCTGCCGCTGGTGCTGGCCGCCGCGTCGGTGGCAATGGCGGCCGGGACGCTCAGCCTGCCCGGGATCGTCGAGGCGTGGCGGCCGTGGTGGCTGCTCTGGCAGGCGCCGGCGATGGTGATCTTCTTTGTCGCCGGGCTGGCCGAGATCCGCCGGCCCCCGTTCGACATGCCGGTGGCCGACTCCGAGCTGGTCTTCGGGTACATGACCGAGTACACCGGCCTGCGGTTCGCGTTCTTCCTGCTCGCCGAGTACGTCGGCATCGTGGTGATCGCCGCGCTCACCACCGTGCTCTTCCTCGGCGGCTGGCACGGCCCGTTCGCGGACGCCCAGCTCGGCTGGCTCTGGACGCTGCTCAAGGTCTTCGCCGTCGCGTTCGTGATCATCTGGCTCCGGGTGAGCTACCCGCGCCTGCGCGAGGACCAGCTCCAGCGTCTCTGCTGGCTGGTGCTGGTCCCGCTGGCCCTCGCCCAGCTGGTCCTCACCGCCGCCGTCCGCCTGGCGCTGTAA
- a CDS encoding glutathione S-transferase family protein yields the protein MSASDDEVLNRTGGKYVEPGGEFTRDQRYIATRVTGDGRDGWPVEPGRYRLAVSRACPWASRLIITRRLLGLEDAISMAVAGPTHDKRSWTFDLDPGGRDPVLGIERLADAYFKRFPGYDRGITVPAIVDVPTGQVVTNDYAQMGLDLITEWTAYHREGAPELYPERLRDEIDEVNALVFADVNNGVYRCGFAGSQEAYEKSYHRLFDRLDWLSERLAGQRYLVGDTITEADVRLFTTLVRFDPVYHGHFKCNRQKLTEMPVLWAYARDLFQTPGFGDTVDFDDIKRHYYEVHRDINPTGVVPLGPDLSNWLTPHGRESLGGRSFGDGTPPPPPPPAERVDPAHTPLRVG from the coding sequence GTGAGTGCGAGCGACGACGAGGTCCTGAACCGGACCGGCGGCAAGTACGTCGAGCCGGGCGGGGAGTTCACCCGGGACCAGCGCTACATCGCCACCCGGGTCACCGGCGACGGGCGGGACGGCTGGCCGGTGGAGCCCGGCCGGTACCGGCTCGCGGTGAGCCGGGCCTGCCCGTGGGCGAGCCGGCTGATCATCACCCGCCGGCTGCTCGGGCTGGAGGACGCCATCTCGATGGCGGTGGCCGGGCCTACCCACGACAAGCGGAGCTGGACCTTCGACCTGGACCCGGGCGGGCGCGACCCGGTGCTCGGCATCGAGCGGCTGGCCGACGCGTACTTCAAGCGCTTCCCCGGGTACGACCGGGGCATCACCGTGCCGGCGATCGTGGACGTGCCCACCGGCCAGGTGGTCACCAACGACTACGCGCAGATGGGGCTGGACCTGATCACGGAGTGGACGGCGTACCACCGCGAGGGGGCGCCCGAGCTCTACCCGGAGCGGCTGCGGGACGAGATCGACGAGGTGAACGCCCTGGTCTTCGCGGACGTGAACAACGGCGTCTACCGGTGCGGCTTCGCCGGCAGCCAGGAGGCGTACGAGAAGTCGTACCACCGGCTCTTCGACCGGCTGGACTGGCTGAGCGAGCGGCTGGCCGGGCAGCGCTACCTGGTCGGCGACACGATCACCGAGGCGGACGTGCGGCTGTTCACCACGCTGGTCCGCTTCGACCCGGTCTACCACGGCCACTTCAAGTGCAACCGGCAGAAGCTCACCGAGATGCCGGTGCTCTGGGCGTACGCCCGGGACCTGTTCCAGACCCCCGGCTTCGGCGACACGGTCGACTTCGACGACATCAAGCGGCACTACTACGAGGTGCACCGGGACATCAACCCGACCGGCGTGGTGCCGCTCGGCCCCGACCTGTCGAACTGGCTCACCCCGCACGGCCGGGAGTCGCTCGGCGGTCGTTCCTTCGGTGACGGCACGCCACCTCCGCCCCCGCCGCCGGCCGAGCGCGTCGACCCCGCCCACACGCCGCTGCGCGTCGGCTGA